One part of the Actinomyces howellii genome encodes these proteins:
- the gmk gene encoding guanylate kinase produces the protein MPSSCRPALPPRLTVLAGPTAVGKGTIVAELRRRHPELFVSVSATTRSPRPGEVDGVHYHFVSDAQFDRLVADGQMLEWALVHGTHRYGTPRGPVEDRLAVGRPALLEIDLAGARQVRESMPQAQLVFVAPPSWEDLVTRLIGRGTEDERERERRLATARVELAAAREFDRTIVNDRVARATDELEGIMGLAG, from the coding sequence ATGCCGTCGTCCTGCCGCCCCGCCCTCCCGCCGCGTCTGACCGTGCTCGCCGGGCCGACAGCGGTCGGCAAGGGCACGATCGTCGCCGAGCTGAGGCGACGTCACCCCGAGCTGTTCGTCTCGGTGTCGGCGACGACCCGCAGCCCTCGCCCGGGGGAGGTCGACGGGGTGCACTACCACTTCGTGTCGGACGCGCAGTTCGACCGCCTCGTGGCCGACGGGCAGATGCTCGAGTGGGCGCTCGTGCACGGTACCCACCGGTACGGCACCCCGCGGGGACCTGTCGAGGACAGGCTCGCGGTGGGCAGACCGGCGCTGCTCGAGATCGACCTGGCGGGGGCCCGGCAGGTGCGTGAGTCCATGCCGCAGGCCCAGCTCGTCTTCGTCGCCCCTCCCAGCTGGGAGGATCTCGTCACGCGGCTGATCGGACGGGGAACCGAGGACGAGCGGGAGCGGGAGCGTCGGCTGGCCACCGCCCGCGTCGAGCTCGCGGCGGCCCGCGAGTTCGACCGGACGATCGTCAACGACCGCGTGGCGCGTGCCACGGACGAGCTCGAGGGCATCATGGGGCTGGCAGGCTAG
- the mihF gene encoding integration host factor, actinobacterial type, which produces MTLPALTAQQRSDALARAADARQRRAQAKDALKHGRMSVSEFLEQAGTDEALGRMRVIDLLLALPRVGRRTAEVLMEEIGISPTRRVRGLGSRQSAELVARFG; this is translated from the coding sequence ATGACACTTCCAGCATTGACCGCGCAGCAGCGGTCCGATGCCCTGGCGAGGGCTGCTGACGCGCGGCAGCGCCGCGCACAGGCCAAGGACGCTCTCAAGCACGGGCGCATGAGCGTCTCGGAGTTCCTCGAGCAGGCCGGCACGGACGAGGCCCTGGGGCGCATGCGCGTCATCGACCTCCTCCTGGCCCTGCCCAGGGTCGGCAGGAGGACGGCTGAGGTGCTCATGGAGGAGATCGGCATCTCCCCGACCAGGCGCGTGCGCGGCCTCGGCTCGCGCCAGAGCGCCGAGCTCGTCGCCCGCTTCGGCTGA